In Prochlorococcus marinus CUG1435, the genomic window CTATATTGTGCGGATGTTTTTTCATTCGAAGATTGTGTATCACTTATCAAAGTCAGATCTCAATTAATGGAAAATGCTGGAGAGGGATCTATGGCAGCAGTAATTGGTTTTGATAGAAATCAACTAGATTCATTAGTACAAAAAATTGATAATATCGTAATTGCTAATGATAATAGCTCTTCCCAAGTTGTCTTATCGGGATCTAATGAATCATTAGATAATTTATCGAGAGATATTTCTTGTAAAAGATTCCTGAAATTAAATGTTTCAGGAGCTTTTCATTCACCATTCATGAATGAGCCCTCAGCAAAATTTTCTAAGTATTTAAAAAATATTGAATTTAAAAATCCTTCATGTCCAGTTATAAGTAACTATAAACCTACACTGTGTAGCGATCCAGATGAGCTTCAAAATAGATTGGATAATCAAATGTGTAATGGGGTCAGATGGCGAGAAACTATGGATTTAATGGCAAAAGATCGTGATCTTCATATTGTTGAAATTGGCCCCTCTAATGTACTTAGCGGTTTAGTGAAAAGACATTTGAAGGATGTAAAAATTTCTCAAGTTTCATCGTCTGATCAAATAACTTATTAATTCTTATGATAAATGATATTTTTCAAAAATTAATTTATCAATTAGTAAGCAAACTATTCGTATTACCTATTTATAAATTGGTATTCAAAGGTCATTTGATAGGTAAAGAAAATATTCCCCAAAATGATTCTTTTATAATGGTTTCTAATCATGGTTCTTTACTAGACCCCCCTTTTTTAGGTCATGCTCTTAGACGTAATATATCTTTTATGGCTAAGGCAGAGCTCTTTCAAATTCCCATTCTTGGTTTTGTTATTAGGGCTTGTGGAGCGTATCCTGTAAAAAGGGGAATTGCTGATAAAAATACTATTAAAACAGCATGTGAAAAATTATCAAATAACAATTGTATTGGAATTTTCATTGATGGTACTCGTCAAAAAAATGGGCGAGTTAATAAGCCAAAAAAAGGAGCTGCATTAATAGCCTTCAAAAATCAAAAATTATTATTGCCAGTTGCAATAGTTAATTCACATAAACTAATAAGATTTAACTTCTGCATCCCTTTCTTTTCCAAAATAGTTATTAGAGTGGGAAAACCAGTTAAGCCACCGCAAAGTTCATCGAGAGATGATTTAAATTCTGTAACACTGCAACTTAAAGATAGTATTAACAATTTAATTGGATGAATATTTAGTTAATTGGAGAAATAGGGTAGAGAGGAAAAACTTGTTGCCATGAATTTACGTTTGTATTTAATAAATTTTTACTTGATAAATCTAATAATTCTCTTAAATCTTCTTCCTCCTTATGATTAGCTTCAAAAAAAAGATCATTAGTCTCTAATTCTTTAATAAATTTTGGTGAAACCGTTTCTCGAATGATTAGATCCATATTTTTTTCTTCGTCGTTATGAGAAATCTCATATTTGCCAGCAATAAATCCCTTTCGTTTTAATTTTTTGTAAATCCAGAATGATTGATTGTTTAAAAAAATATTATTTTGCGATGCAATTCTCTTTGCCATGATTTCAAATGAACTAAAACTTTCTAGAGGACAATTAAGTTGTTGTGAGATAGTTCTTGCTAAAACTACAATGAGTCTTGAAGCATTGAAATTCGCTGGCCCTATGCTTACAGAAATTTTATTGACTTTTTGTAAATTTTTTTTTGGAATAAATTTGTTAAATTCAATAATTAATTTGTTACATAGATCATTATCAAATTTATTTATGAAAAATTCATCAGATTTTTGGTTATTGTTTTTTCTGTATCCAAATCCAAAAGAATTGTCTGTACTATGAATCACTAATGTATGGTGACTTTCTTTTTGTTTGCAATTTTGTGTCATCTATTACCCTTAAACAGGTAATTCCATTCCTGGATTACATTTAGACCATTTACCAAATTCATTTGAAAAACTTTCACAAGATTGAACATCCCAATCAGTTTTATAATCTCCATTTTTATCTCTAACTAAATTGACATGAATGTATGGTTTTTTTGCTTTAAAATCAGGTACATCACAAATATTATCAACACCATGATTATTTTCAACATCATGATAAGTGATGCATCTATCAACCCACTTACAGTTGATGCAAATGCACATAATTAATAAATAAAATGAAAAGAAGTATTCTCACAGATCATACACTAATAATTGATGAATTAGAAGAAAGTATAAAATTTCATAATTGGAATTCTATCTTGGCTTTTCTACCTAATGGATCATATTTGGTTGGTGGTTATATAAGGGACATTATTTTGAGAAGGGTAACTGAAGATATAGACGTTGATATTGTGGTACCTTTAAATGCTATAGCAATTGGGAAAAAGATTGCAGATAATACTGGATCTAAATTTATAATTTTAGATAATAAAAGAGAAGTGGTGAGAATTGTTCTTAATAATATTTATATTGATATTGCTAATCAGGTTTCATCAACTATAGAGGGAGATTTGCGTTCTAGAGACTTTTCGATTAATTCCATTGCTTTTTTATTCGACAAGAAGTGTTTGTTTGATCCATTAAATGGCCTTAAAGATTTAGAGCTCTCTATTCTAAGAACATATTCAGAAATAAATTTACTAAATGATCCTTTACGAATCTTAAGATGTTTTCGATTTGTTTCAGAATTGAATTTAAAAATTGATGCCAATCTACTTACTTTTATAAAAAAAAATAAAGGTAAATTATATCTTGTAGCTAAAGAGAGGATTAATTATGAAATACAGAAAATAGTAAATGGGGCAAATGCTCTTGAGGCTGTCATCCTAGTAAGAAAAATTAATATATTTGGTTCTGATAATTTATATGAAGATTCCTTTTTTTTGGAATTGGAGCAAATTAATTATTCAGAACTTGATCAGGAAGAAAATGAGAAATTTTTGCCATTATTTTTTATTGCCCAAATTTTAGATGTTGTATCTCTAGAGAAACTTAAATTTACTAAAGTTGAAATTGCAAAAATTAAGTTACTCCGAAAATGGCACTTTTTTTTGAAGAACAAAAATATCGCTCAATTAAATGAATTAGATAGATTTAAATTACATCAAGAATTAGAGACGTTTTTCCCATCTTTTATCTTTTATTTGCCACAAAATTTGCGCTTCGAGTGGTTAAACAGATGGCGTGACAAGGAAGATAAATTATTTCATCCCTCAAATTTACTTAATGGTGATGTAATCAAAAAAAATTTCAATATAAAGGATGGTCCTATCTTAGGAGAGCTTTTACAGTTTCTTTCAAAGGAGCTTGCATATCAAAGGTTGAATAATTTTGATGAAGCTATTTATAAAGCAAAGCAATGGATTGAACAAAATGCGCCAAAATGTGATTAAATACACATAGCTTAGTTTTGTTTAGAAGTTCAGACTTCAAAATCATCTTTAAAAAATTTATGAGCATTCGCATTTACATTGGCAACTTACCACAAGGATTTAATCCAAAAGAATTTGATACGTTTTTGAAATCAGTTTCTGATTCGATTAGATTTAAAGCAGTTTTAGATAAGGAAACTAAAGAATGTAGGGGGTTTGGTTTCGCGACAACAAACAATGAAGAGAATGCTAATCTACTAATTCAAAAATTAAACGGTTTTGAATTCAATGGTTCTAAATTACGAGTAGAGCTATCTGAAAAGAAAGATTCTGCTTCAAATAAAAAAAATAGCGGGAACTTAAATAAGAATAAAAAGAGGAAAGATTTCAAGAAAATTGTCCATAGTGACGCCCCTAATCTTGAAGCTCCTGATCCAAGATGGGCAGGAGAACTATCAAAATTAAAAGATTTGTTAGCTAATCAGAAAACACCTGCTTAGTTATTTGATGCGAGAAATTAAAAAAGATATAGGAATCTCAAAAGCTTTCACTGAATTTTTTACAAAAGCTCTGTTATTAAAGACGTCGTAGTCTAACCTTTCAATAGAATCTAAGATTCCTCTATAAAGACGTAGAGATGTCCATACTGGCCATCTTGCGTCAGAAGACAACCACTTAATACCATCTTCAGACTTTTGAAACCAATCTCGAGCTCTTTTTAATTCAAAATTCATTAAAGCCCTCCACTGATTGTTGATTTCACCTTTGAGAAGTTCCTCTTCAGAATAATTAAACTTCTTAATATCTTCTTGAGGTAGATAAATTCTCCCTCTTTGTCTATCTTCTCCGACATCTCTTAATATGTTTGTTAGTTGGTTTGCTATACCTAAAGCTATAGCAGCTTCAGAGGGGTCAGGCTTGGCACTCCATGGGGCTGATGTATAAGCACTATCTATCCCCATAACATTTTGGGTCATTAAACCAACCGTCCCTGCGACTCTATAACAATAGAGTTTTAACTCATCAAAATTTTTGTATCTAAATTTATTAAGGTCCATCCTTTGACCTTCTATCATATCTAAATAAGGTTGAATACTTTGTGGATATTTTTCGATTGTATCGAATAGAACTGCATCTAATTCAGACTGAATATTGCCTTTAAACACGTTCTTTGTATTTTCTTCCCATGCATCTAAATTATCTGAAAGTTCATCTTGGGATTTGGTTGAAGCTTCCAAGCTATCCATTATTTCATCAGTTCTTCTACACCATACATAAATAGCCCAAATAGCTTTTCTTTTTTTTAATGGTAAAAGGAGCGTACCCAAGTAAAAGGTTTTAGCCCATTTTTGGGTTTCTTTTCGGCATATCTCGTATGCTTGATCAAGTTGAGAAATTGAATTTTTCAAAAAGGTTTAGATGAATTTTTAAATTACTGGAATGTAAATCTCATAAAGAAACATTTTGAGGAGTTTTGGAATACTCTTTATTAATTGATTCCGCGCATAATTTACCACTTAAAACAGCTCCTTCCATAGATGCTAAATATTTTTGCATAGTATAATCACCTGCTAAGAAGAAGTTTTTTATAGGAGATTTTTGACTAGGTCTGAACTCTTGGCATCCAGGAACTGCCTTATAAACAGATCTTGGAGTTTTGACTACTTTATATTTTCGTAAGTTTGTTTTATCGTCTCCCATGAAATGCGTTGGGAATAATTTTTTGAGTTCCTCCATAGTTGCATCAACAATATCTTGATCACTCCTATTTATCCAATCTTTTGCTGGGGCAAAAACCAATTCAAGCATTGATCTATTTGGATCTTCATATTCCTTGCAGGTGATACTCATATCTGCGTAAACACTGAGGAGAGGTGATCTGCTGAATAATAAATGATCAATATCTGTTAATTTTTTGTCAAACCATAGATGGATATTAATGACTGGCACACCATTTAAACCATCTAATTTAGAAAATGTATCTAAACCTTTCCATTGTTTAGGGATCATTAATTTGAAGAGATCTACAGGCATTGCACTTACATAAGCATCAGCCGTTAGCTCTTTCTTCTGGTTTTTATCTAAAGAGGCAACAGTAAAACTTTTAACAGTGCTGTCCTCATTTAGGTTGATTTGCCTTAATGGACTATTCATGTGAACTTCCCCACCACGAGCAGTAATATAATCAACCATTGGCTGGCATAGTCTTTCTGGAGGAGCTCCGTCAAGGAATGCCATTTTAGAACCATTTTTTTCTTGTAGAAATCTGTTTAATGCTGTTAATAAAACTGTAGATGATATTTCATCTGGTCCAATGAAATTAAGAGCTTTACTCATTGCTATAAAAACTTCATCATTAACTCTTTCGGGTATATTGTGCTCTTTTAGCCAATCTGTCCATGATTTTGTATCACATTTATCTAAGTACTTTTGGCCTCTCAGCATTGCAGGCACTAAACCTAATCCAAATAGAATCTTTTCATTCCATGAAAGCATATCGTTATTGCTCAGTATTGCTGATACACCATTAACTGGAGCAGGTATATCGGGAAAGTCGAATCTACTGTAAGTTCCAGGCTCTGATGGCTGATTAAAAATCATTGAATGACTTTTCCATTGAAGTCTGTCTTCAATATCTAGTTCCTTAAAAAGTTGCAACATATTTGGGTATGCTCCAAAAAATATATGTAACCCAGTTTCATACCAATCTCCATCTTCATCTTTCCATGCGGCAACTTTCCCACCTAAAACATCTCTGGCTTCAAGTACAATCGGAATGTGTCCATTATCGACTAAATATTTAGCACAAGATAAACCTGCTAAACCAGCTCCAGCAATTACAACACGCATTATTAAATCAAGAAATAAATTAACACTTACTAATAAGCTACATTAAAGTTAGAACATATTAGTTTTTTTCGTTGATTATTTCGTAAAATTATGGAAAAAATGCTTTTAAAATCGACTACTAGGCATGTAAGAATTTTTACTGCAGAAGTGGTAAATGAAGAATTAAAGTTTCATCCCAATAAACTAACTCTTGATTTAGATCCCGATAACGAATTTATTTGGAACAAAGATTCTTTAAACAGAATAAATGAAAAATTCAATGAATTAATAAAAGATAGAGCAGGGAAGGATTTAGATGATTATGAACTTCGAAAAATAGGATCAGAAATCGAAGGTTTAATAAAATTTTTGCTTCAAAATGGTCAGCTTAGTTATAACCCTGATTGTAGAGTAATGAATTATTCGATGGGTTTACCAAAGACTAATGAAGTACTGTGAATAGACCACCATCAAATAGAAGGCCAAGAAGAGGCTCAAATAGAGGTTATTATCCTCCAAATCCAAGGGATATGGATTCGTATGGTCAAAGAAGCAATAGATTGCCTGCTTCTTCTGAACAAAAGATCAACTTTAGTACAGGAACCATTGCCGTACTTGCTGGAGTATTAATTTTAGGAGTTGGTATCGGGAGCGCTATTACCAGTACAACCGATGGCGGGCAGGGAAATATAGCAAGTCAACAACAATTAGATATGGCGGTTCCAGACCCTGAATTTTGCAGGCAATGGGGAGCTAGTGCTTTTGTAATTGATGTTGAAATGTATACGACTCTAAATCCATCTACGAGTTTTGTAACGCAACCAGCTCTTCAGCCAGGGTGTGTGATTA contains:
- the fabD gene encoding ACP S-malonyltransferase is translated as MTVAWVFPGQGSQKIGMAKQIESLPNTKERFSYASEIFERNLFEICESNSDQINPINDLNNTRNTQICLFLVESILLDALKDNSFKPTYVAGHSLGEITALYCADVFSFEDCVSLIKVRSQLMENAGEGSMAAVIGFDRNQLDSLVQKIDNIVIANDNSSSQVVLSGSNESLDNLSRDISCKRFLKLNVSGAFHSPFMNEPSAKFSKYLKNIEFKNPSCPVISNYKPTLCSDPDELQNRLDNQMCNGVRWRETMDLMAKDRDLHIVEIGPSNVLSGLVKRHLKDVKISQVSSSDQITY
- a CDS encoding 1-acyl-sn-glycerol-3-phosphate acyltransferase, translating into MINDIFQKLIYQLVSKLFVLPIYKLVFKGHLIGKENIPQNDSFIMVSNHGSLLDPPFLGHALRRNISFMAKAELFQIPILGFVIRACGAYPVKRGIADKNTIKTACEKLSNNNCIGIFIDGTRQKNGRVNKPKKGAALIAFKNQKLLLPVAIVNSHKLIRFNFCIPFFSKIVIRVGKPVKPPQSSSRDDLNSVTLQLKDSINNLIG
- a CDS encoding molecular chaperone; protein product: MTQNCKQKESHHTLVIHSTDNSFGFGYRKNNNQKSDEFFINKFDNDLCNKLIIEFNKFIPKKNLQKVNKISVSIGPANFNASRLIVVLARTISQQLNCPLESFSSFEIMAKRIASQNNIFLNNQSFWIYKKLKRKGFIAGKYEISHNDEEKNMDLIIRETVSPKFIKELETNDLFFEANHKEEEDLRELLDLSSKNLLNTNVNSWQQVFPLYPISPIN
- a CDS encoding Ycf34 family protein yields the protein MCICINCKWVDRCITYHDVENNHGVDNICDVPDFKAKKPYIHVNLVRDKNGDYKTDWDVQSCESFSNEFGKWSKCNPGMELPV
- a CDS encoding CCA tRNA nucleotidyltransferase; the encoded protein is MKRSILTDHTLIIDELEESIKFHNWNSILAFLPNGSYLVGGYIRDIILRRVTEDIDVDIVVPLNAIAIGKKIADNTGSKFIILDNKREVVRIVLNNIYIDIANQVSSTIEGDLRSRDFSINSIAFLFDKKCLFDPLNGLKDLELSILRTYSEINLLNDPLRILRCFRFVSELNLKIDANLLTFIKKNKGKLYLVAKERINYEIQKIVNGANALEAVILVRKINIFGSDNLYEDSFFLELEQINYSELDQEENEKFLPLFFIAQILDVVSLEKLKFTKVEIAKIKLLRKWHFFLKNKNIAQLNELDRFKLHQELETFFPSFIFYLPQNLRFEWLNRWRDKEDKLFHPSNLLNGDVIKKNFNIKDGPILGELLQFLSKELAYQRLNNFDEAIYKAKQWIEQNAPKCD
- a CDS encoding RNA-binding protein, producing the protein MSIRIYIGNLPQGFNPKEFDTFLKSVSDSIRFKAVLDKETKECRGFGFATTNNEENANLLIQKLNGFEFNGSKLRVELSEKKDSASNKKNSGNLNKNKKRKDFKKIVHSDAPNLEAPDPRWAGELSKLKDLLANQKTPA
- a CDS encoding phytoene synthase, which codes for MKNSISQLDQAYEICRKETQKWAKTFYLGTLLLPLKKRKAIWAIYVWCRRTDEIMDSLEASTKSQDELSDNLDAWEENTKNVFKGNIQSELDAVLFDTIEKYPQSIQPYLDMIEGQRMDLNKFRYKNFDELKLYCYRVAGTVGLMTQNVMGIDSAYTSAPWSAKPDPSEAAIALGIANQLTNILRDVGEDRQRGRIYLPQEDIKKFNYSEEELLKGEINNQWRALMNFELKRARDWFQKSEDGIKWLSSDARWPVWTSLRLYRGILDSIERLDYDVFNNRAFVKNSVKAFEIPISFLISRIK
- the pds gene encoding 15-cis-phytoene desaturase, translated to MRVVIAGAGLAGLSCAKYLVDNGHIPIVLEARDVLGGKVAAWKDEDGDWYETGLHIFFGAYPNMLQLFKELDIEDRLQWKSHSMIFNQPSEPGTYSRFDFPDIPAPVNGVSAILSNNDMLSWNEKILFGLGLVPAMLRGQKYLDKCDTKSWTDWLKEHNIPERVNDEVFIAMSKALNFIGPDEISSTVLLTALNRFLQEKNGSKMAFLDGAPPERLCQPMVDYITARGGEVHMNSPLRQINLNEDSTVKSFTVASLDKNQKKELTADAYVSAMPVDLFKLMIPKQWKGLDTFSKLDGLNGVPVINIHLWFDKKLTDIDHLLFSRSPLLSVYADMSITCKEYEDPNRSMLELVFAPAKDWINRSDQDIVDATMEELKKLFPTHFMGDDKTNLRKYKVVKTPRSVYKAVPGCQEFRPSQKSPIKNFFLAGDYTMQKYLASMEGAVLSGKLCAESINKEYSKTPQNVSL
- the ndhM gene encoding NAD(P)H-quinone oxidoreductase subunit M produces the protein MEKMLLKSTTRHVRIFTAEVVNEELKFHPNKLTLDLDPDNEFIWNKDSLNRINEKFNELIKDRAGKDLDDYELRKIGSEIEGLIKFLLQNGQLSYNPDCRVMNYSMGLPKTNEVL
- a CDS encoding DUF3172 domain-containing protein, producing MNRPPSNRRPRRGSNRGYYPPNPRDMDSYGQRSNRLPASSEQKINFSTGTIAVLAGVLILGVGIGSAITSTTDGGQGNIASQQQLDMAVPDPEFCRQWGASAFVIDVEMYTTLNPSTSFVTQPALQPGCVIRRENWTVLQKQGAISNEDVRECKQRMNTFAYIGSIRDKPIVKCVYQTDVNENKFIIKGDGQAEDGGVGINKEAIQF